Proteins from a single region of Neodiprion virginianus isolate iyNeoVirg1 chromosome 4, iyNeoVirg1.1, whole genome shotgun sequence:
- the LOC124302599 gene encoding aquaporin AQPcic-like isoform X5: protein MVHIIEHHRKRIKQLLKDEASWSQTLVAGLAEFLGTAILIFVGCMGCVGSLTDIPNALQTALTFGFAVTCVIQIIGHISVAHINPAVTVSAVILGHKSLPAAAVYILAQLSGAVVGYGMLKAITPTELLHNGDDTSASSFCVTLIHTKISVIQGLIVETVTTGVLILLCCASWDPRNARNSDSTPIKFGLTVTTLSLSGGPYTGCSMNPARTFGPALWNNAWSSHWVYWLGPMAGSILATLAYKTLFWPRKPADKDIPEAAALNSVATEKQEVN, encoded by the exons ATGGTGCACATCATCGAGCATCACCGCAAAA GGATCAAGCAGTTGCTGAAGGATGAGGCATCATGGTCGCAAACTCTGGTCGCGGGGCTGGCTGAGTTCTTGGGAACGGCAATCCTCATTTTCGTTGGTTGCATGGGCTGCGTTGGTTCCTTGACGGATATTCCTAACGCCCTTCAAACTGCCCTGACATTTGGATTTGCTGTCACGTGTGTCATCCAG ATCATCGGACACATCAGCGTCGCCCACATTAATCCTGCGGTGACGGTGAGCGCAGTCATACTGGGCCACAAATCTCTTCCTGCAGCTGCGGTCTACATACTAGCACAATTATCGGGTGCTGTAGTCGGATACGGAATGCTGAAG GCTATAACCCCTACTGAACTTCTGCACAACGGTGATGATACAAGTGCAAGTTCGTTTTGCGTGACCTTGATCCACACGAAAATATCGGTGATCCAGGGCCTTATAGTGGAGACAGTGACCACCGGAGTCCTGATCCTTCTCTGCTGCGCCTCTTGGGATCCCCGCAACGCGAGGAACAGCGACTCCACTCCAATCAAGTTTGGATTGACTGTCACCACGTTGTCGCTGTCGGGTGGACCTTACACCGGGTGCAGCATGAACCCAGCACGAACGTTCGGTCCTGCTCTTTGGAACAACGCGTGGAGCTCTCACTGGGTATACTGGCTGGGACCAATGGCTGGGTCCATTTTGGCCACCCTGGCCTACAAGACTCTGTTCTGGCCACGGAAACCAGCCGATAAAGACATACCAGAGGCTGCAGCGCTTAACTCCGTTGCAACTGAAAAACAGGAG GTTAACTGA
- the LOC124302599 gene encoding aquaporin AQPcic-like isoform X7, with protein MGIKQLLKDEASWSQTLVAGLAEFLGTAILIFVGCMGCVGSLTDIPNALQTALTFGFAVTCVIQIIGHISVAHINPAVTVSAVILGHKSLPAAAVYILAQLSGAVVGYGMLKAITPTELLHNGDDTSASSFCVTLIHTKISVIQGLIVETVTTGVLILLCCASWDPRNARNSDSTPIKFGLTVTTLSLSGGPYTGCSMNPARTFGPALWNNAWSSHWVYWLGPMAGSILATLAYKTLFWPRKPADKDIPEAAALNSVATEKQEVN; from the exons ATGG GGATCAAGCAGTTGCTGAAGGATGAGGCATCATGGTCGCAAACTCTGGTCGCGGGGCTGGCTGAGTTCTTGGGAACGGCAATCCTCATTTTCGTTGGTTGCATGGGCTGCGTTGGTTCCTTGACGGATATTCCTAACGCCCTTCAAACTGCCCTGACATTTGGATTTGCTGTCACGTGTGTCATCCAG ATCATCGGACACATCAGCGTCGCCCACATTAATCCTGCGGTGACGGTGAGCGCAGTCATACTGGGCCACAAATCTCTTCCTGCAGCTGCGGTCTACATACTAGCACAATTATCGGGTGCTGTAGTCGGATACGGAATGCTGAAG GCTATAACCCCTACTGAACTTCTGCACAACGGTGATGATACAAGTGCAAGTTCGTTTTGCGTGACCTTGATCCACACGAAAATATCGGTGATCCAGGGCCTTATAGTGGAGACAGTGACCACCGGAGTCCTGATCCTTCTCTGCTGCGCCTCTTGGGATCCCCGCAACGCGAGGAACAGCGACTCCACTCCAATCAAGTTTGGATTGACTGTCACCACGTTGTCGCTGTCGGGTGGACCTTACACCGGGTGCAGCATGAACCCAGCACGAACGTTCGGTCCTGCTCTTTGGAACAACGCGTGGAGCTCTCACTGGGTATACTGGCTGGGACCAATGGCTGGGTCCATTTTGGCCACCCTGGCCTACAAGACTCTGTTCTGGCCACGGAAACCAGCCGATAAAGACATACCAGAGGCTGCAGCGCTTAACTCCGTTGCAACTGAAAAACAGGAG GTTAACTGA
- the LOC124302599 gene encoding aquaporin AQPcic-like isoform X6, translated as MSRRGSTEGIKQLLKDEASWSQTLVAGLAEFLGTAILIFVGCMGCVGSLTDIPNALQTALTFGFAVTCVIQIIGHISVAHINPAVTVSAVILGHKSLPAAAVYILAQLSGAVVGYGMLKAITPTELLHNGDDTSASSFCVTLIHTKISVIQGLIVETVTTGVLILLCCASWDPRNARNSDSTPIKFGLTVTTLSLSGGPYTGCSMNPARTFGPALWNNAWSSHWVYWLGPMAGSILATLAYKTLFWPRKPADKDIPEAAALNSVATEKQEVN; from the exons ATGTCCCGCCGGGGTTCTACCGAAG GGATCAAGCAGTTGCTGAAGGATGAGGCATCATGGTCGCAAACTCTGGTCGCGGGGCTGGCTGAGTTCTTGGGAACGGCAATCCTCATTTTCGTTGGTTGCATGGGCTGCGTTGGTTCCTTGACGGATATTCCTAACGCCCTTCAAACTGCCCTGACATTTGGATTTGCTGTCACGTGTGTCATCCAG ATCATCGGACACATCAGCGTCGCCCACATTAATCCTGCGGTGACGGTGAGCGCAGTCATACTGGGCCACAAATCTCTTCCTGCAGCTGCGGTCTACATACTAGCACAATTATCGGGTGCTGTAGTCGGATACGGAATGCTGAAG GCTATAACCCCTACTGAACTTCTGCACAACGGTGATGATACAAGTGCAAGTTCGTTTTGCGTGACCTTGATCCACACGAAAATATCGGTGATCCAGGGCCTTATAGTGGAGACAGTGACCACCGGAGTCCTGATCCTTCTCTGCTGCGCCTCTTGGGATCCCCGCAACGCGAGGAACAGCGACTCCACTCCAATCAAGTTTGGATTGACTGTCACCACGTTGTCGCTGTCGGGTGGACCTTACACCGGGTGCAGCATGAACCCAGCACGAACGTTCGGTCCTGCTCTTTGGAACAACGCGTGGAGCTCTCACTGGGTATACTGGCTGGGACCAATGGCTGGGTCCATTTTGGCCACCCTGGCCTACAAGACTCTGTTCTGGCCACGGAAACCAGCCGATAAAGACATACCAGAGGCTGCAGCGCTTAACTCCGTTGCAACTGAAAAACAGGAG GTTAACTGA
- the LOC124302599 gene encoding aquaporin AQPcic-like isoform X3 yields MADNRNVHNGSPYHRTTFGSLETPDSQSLLEESQSRIKQLLKDEASWSQTLVAGLAEFLGTAILIFVGCMGCVGSLTDIPNALQTALTFGFAVTCVIQIIGHISVAHINPAVTVSAVILGHKSLPAAAVYILAQLSGAVVGYGMLKAITPTELLHNGDDTSASSFCVTLIHTKISVIQGLIVETVTTGVLILLCCASWDPRNARNSDSTPIKFGLTVTTLSLSGGPYTGCSMNPARTFGPALWNNAWSSHWVYWLGPMAGSILATLAYKTLFWPRKPADKDIPEAAALNSVATEKQEVN; encoded by the exons ATGGCGGACAATCGGAATGTTCACAACGGGTCTCCTTATCATCGAACAACGTTCGGATCGCTGGAAACACCAGACAGTCAGAGCTTGCTCGAAGAATCCCAATCAC GGATCAAGCAGTTGCTGAAGGATGAGGCATCATGGTCGCAAACTCTGGTCGCGGGGCTGGCTGAGTTCTTGGGAACGGCAATCCTCATTTTCGTTGGTTGCATGGGCTGCGTTGGTTCCTTGACGGATATTCCTAACGCCCTTCAAACTGCCCTGACATTTGGATTTGCTGTCACGTGTGTCATCCAG ATCATCGGACACATCAGCGTCGCCCACATTAATCCTGCGGTGACGGTGAGCGCAGTCATACTGGGCCACAAATCTCTTCCTGCAGCTGCGGTCTACATACTAGCACAATTATCGGGTGCTGTAGTCGGATACGGAATGCTGAAG GCTATAACCCCTACTGAACTTCTGCACAACGGTGATGATACAAGTGCAAGTTCGTTTTGCGTGACCTTGATCCACACGAAAATATCGGTGATCCAGGGCCTTATAGTGGAGACAGTGACCACCGGAGTCCTGATCCTTCTCTGCTGCGCCTCTTGGGATCCCCGCAACGCGAGGAACAGCGACTCCACTCCAATCAAGTTTGGATTGACTGTCACCACGTTGTCGCTGTCGGGTGGACCTTACACCGGGTGCAGCATGAACCCAGCACGAACGTTCGGTCCTGCTCTTTGGAACAACGCGTGGAGCTCTCACTGGGTATACTGGCTGGGACCAATGGCTGGGTCCATTTTGGCCACCCTGGCCTACAAGACTCTGTTCTGGCCACGGAAACCAGCCGATAAAGACATACCAGAGGCTGCAGCGCTTAACTCCGTTGCAACTGAAAAACAGGAG GTTAACTGA
- the LOC124302599 gene encoding aquaporin AQPcic-like isoform X2, with product MNFSTSLYLNLNGFEKTICAMRTTDNESTLRFTWKRNFGIKQLLKDEASWSQTLVAGLAEFLGTAILIFVGCMGCVGSLTDIPNALQTALTFGFAVTCVIQIIGHISVAHINPAVTVSAVILGHKSLPAAAVYILAQLSGAVVGYGMLKAITPTELLHNGDDTSASSFCVTLIHTKISVIQGLIVETVTTGVLILLCCASWDPRNARNSDSTPIKFGLTVTTLSLSGGPYTGCSMNPARTFGPALWNNAWSSHWVYWLGPMAGSILATLAYKTLFWPRKPADKDIPEAAALNSVATEKQEVN from the exons ATGAACTTTTCTACATCGctgtatttgaatttaaatggATTTGAGAAAACAATATGCGCCATGCGTacgactgacaatgagtcaaCGTTGCGTTTTACATGGAAACGGAATTTTG GGATCAAGCAGTTGCTGAAGGATGAGGCATCATGGTCGCAAACTCTGGTCGCGGGGCTGGCTGAGTTCTTGGGAACGGCAATCCTCATTTTCGTTGGTTGCATGGGCTGCGTTGGTTCCTTGACGGATATTCCTAACGCCCTTCAAACTGCCCTGACATTTGGATTTGCTGTCACGTGTGTCATCCAG ATCATCGGACACATCAGCGTCGCCCACATTAATCCTGCGGTGACGGTGAGCGCAGTCATACTGGGCCACAAATCTCTTCCTGCAGCTGCGGTCTACATACTAGCACAATTATCGGGTGCTGTAGTCGGATACGGAATGCTGAAG GCTATAACCCCTACTGAACTTCTGCACAACGGTGATGATACAAGTGCAAGTTCGTTTTGCGTGACCTTGATCCACACGAAAATATCGGTGATCCAGGGCCTTATAGTGGAGACAGTGACCACCGGAGTCCTGATCCTTCTCTGCTGCGCCTCTTGGGATCCCCGCAACGCGAGGAACAGCGACTCCACTCCAATCAAGTTTGGATTGACTGTCACCACGTTGTCGCTGTCGGGTGGACCTTACACCGGGTGCAGCATGAACCCAGCACGAACGTTCGGTCCTGCTCTTTGGAACAACGCGTGGAGCTCTCACTGGGTATACTGGCTGGGACCAATGGCTGGGTCCATTTTGGCCACCCTGGCCTACAAGACTCTGTTCTGGCCACGGAAACCAGCCGATAAAGACATACCAGAGGCTGCAGCGCTTAACTCCGTTGCAACTGAAAAACAGGAG GTTAACTGA
- the LOC124302599 gene encoding aquaporin AQPcic-like isoform X4 — protein sequence MLQPRVREQRRASGRIDKVMKVPEASRIKQLLKDEASWSQTLVAGLAEFLGTAILIFVGCMGCVGSLTDIPNALQTALTFGFAVTCVIQIIGHISVAHINPAVTVSAVILGHKSLPAAAVYILAQLSGAVVGYGMLKAITPTELLHNGDDTSASSFCVTLIHTKISVIQGLIVETVTTGVLILLCCASWDPRNARNSDSTPIKFGLTVTTLSLSGGPYTGCSMNPARTFGPALWNNAWSSHWVYWLGPMAGSILATLAYKTLFWPRKPADKDIPEAAALNSVATEKQEVN from the exons GGATCAAGCAGTTGCTGAAGGATGAGGCATCATGGTCGCAAACTCTGGTCGCGGGGCTGGCTGAGTTCTTGGGAACGGCAATCCTCATTTTCGTTGGTTGCATGGGCTGCGTTGGTTCCTTGACGGATATTCCTAACGCCCTTCAAACTGCCCTGACATTTGGATTTGCTGTCACGTGTGTCATCCAG ATCATCGGACACATCAGCGTCGCCCACATTAATCCTGCGGTGACGGTGAGCGCAGTCATACTGGGCCACAAATCTCTTCCTGCAGCTGCGGTCTACATACTAGCACAATTATCGGGTGCTGTAGTCGGATACGGAATGCTGAAG GCTATAACCCCTACTGAACTTCTGCACAACGGTGATGATACAAGTGCAAGTTCGTTTTGCGTGACCTTGATCCACACGAAAATATCGGTGATCCAGGGCCTTATAGTGGAGACAGTGACCACCGGAGTCCTGATCCTTCTCTGCTGCGCCTCTTGGGATCCCCGCAACGCGAGGAACAGCGACTCCACTCCAATCAAGTTTGGATTGACTGTCACCACGTTGTCGCTGTCGGGTGGACCTTACACCGGGTGCAGCATGAACCCAGCACGAACGTTCGGTCCTGCTCTTTGGAACAACGCGTGGAGCTCTCACTGGGTATACTGGCTGGGACCAATGGCTGGGTCCATTTTGGCCACCCTGGCCTACAAGACTCTGTTCTGGCCACGGAAACCAGCCGATAAAGACATACCAGAGGCTGCAGCGCTTAACTCCGTTGCAACTGAAAAACAGGAG GTTAACTGA